One Telluria mixta DNA window includes the following coding sequences:
- the mlaE gene encoding lipid asymmetry maintenance ABC transporter permease subunit MlaE → MTNPLALLGGFVLDTFARVGFVTRSFGGLLGKAPGALRRPTLISEQVHFIGNYSLLIITVSGLFVGMVLGLQGYYTLSQFGAEEKLGQLVALSLLRELGPVVTALLFAGRAGTSLTAEIGLMKAGEQLTAMEMMAVNPIQRVLAPRFWAGLIAMPVLAAVFSAIGVVGGYLVGVQLIGVDEGAFWSQMQANIDVRRDIMNGVIKSFVFGMAVTFTALFQGYEAQPTPEGVSRATTRTVVIASLMVLGLDFVMTALMFNK, encoded by the coding sequence ATGACCAATCCTCTCGCACTCCTCGGGGGATTCGTCCTCGATACGTTCGCCCGCGTCGGCTTCGTCACGCGCTCGTTCGGCGGCCTGCTCGGCAAGGCCCCGGGCGCGCTGCGCCGTCCGACCCTGATCTCGGAACAGGTCCACTTCATCGGCAATTACTCGCTCTTGATCATCACCGTGTCCGGCCTGTTCGTCGGCATGGTGCTGGGCCTGCAGGGCTATTACACGCTGAGCCAGTTCGGTGCCGAGGAAAAACTCGGCCAGCTCGTGGCGCTGTCGCTGCTGCGCGAGCTGGGCCCGGTCGTGACGGCCCTGTTGTTCGCGGGCCGCGCCGGTACGTCCCTCACGGCGGAAATCGGCCTCATGAAGGCGGGCGAGCAACTGACCGCAATGGAAATGATGGCCGTGAACCCGATCCAGCGCGTGCTGGCGCCCCGGTTCTGGGCAGGCCTGATCGCCATGCCGGTGCTGGCCGCCGTGTTCTCCGCCATCGGCGTGGTCGGCGGCTACCTGGTCGGCGTGCAGCTGATCGGCGTGGACGAAGGCGCGTTCTGGTCGCAGATGCAGGCGAACATCGACGTGCGCCGCGACATCATGAATGGCGTCATCAAGAGCTTTGTATTTGGCATGGCCGTGACCTTCACGGCGCTGTTCCAGGGCTATGAAGCGCAGCCGACGCCGGAAGGCGTGTCGCGCGCCACCACGCGCACCGTCGTGATCGCGTCGCTGATGGTGCTGGGGCTGGACTTTGTCATGACTGCCTTGATGTTCAACAAGTAA